The following are from one region of the Longimicrobiaceae bacterium genome:
- the fusA gene encoding elongation factor G, translating into MPAASLYTTDRIRNVVVVGHGGAGKTTLIDACCHASGTSRRHGSTDDGTALTMFTPEEIAHGISMNTTLAFAEWQDAKINFIDTPGYLDFNGETRAGVRVADGAVLVISGPAGVEVGTERAWDLLRNRHLPTILFVSMMDRQNADFENVFRDVKEHLTDKVIPVEVPIGSGDGFRGIINLFTEKAQIYLEDADGGRFEEQEIPDEYREIEQKYYQELIETIAATDDELLEHYLEGDTITRDEAAHALKQAMLEGELFPLFCGAPNREWGVRTLMTEIVELMPSPQERPAEVAEGRGGSVVELRSLNSDPLCALVFKTTSEPHVGELSFFRIFGGSVSSGDELLNVSTGQTEKLSHLSIALGKERIEVDQLRAGDIGVVAKLRNTHTNDTLASPAHPLKLTGIDFPEPDIAVAISVENRADEDKLSNALHMLHEEDPCFSAEYDPNLRQTIARGCGEMHLEVSLERMRRKYNVAVTMREPRIPYRETIRATAEGHGRHKKQSGGRGQFGDCHIRLKPLARGEGYRFTDAIVGGVIPGKYIPAVDKGIQEAAERGILAGFPVVDFEAECFFGSYHTVDSSEIAFKIAGSLAFQDAAAKANPVILEPIMEVEVFTPEEFLGDVIGDLNQRRGRILGIEPAGRTQRVKALVPQAELYKYATSLRSLTQGRAIHTRRFSSYEELPHSEVQKVVEMARKEREAEVATAR; encoded by the coding sequence ATGCCAGCCGCATCGCTCTACACGACAGATCGGATTCGCAACGTGGTTGTAGTTGGCCATGGCGGCGCGGGAAAGACGACCCTCATCGACGCTTGCTGTCACGCCTCGGGGACGTCTCGCCGCCATGGCTCCACCGATGACGGCACGGCGTTGACCATGTTCACCCCGGAGGAGATCGCCCACGGCATCTCCATGAACACCACCCTGGCATTCGCCGAGTGGCAGGACGCCAAGATCAACTTCATCGACACGCCCGGGTACCTCGATTTCAACGGCGAGACGCGCGCCGGGGTGCGTGTTGCCGACGGTGCGGTGCTGGTGATCTCCGGGCCGGCGGGGGTCGAGGTGGGCACCGAGCGCGCGTGGGACCTGCTGAGGAATCGGCACCTGCCAACGATCCTCTTCGTCTCGATGATGGATCGCCAGAACGCCGACTTCGAGAACGTCTTCCGCGACGTGAAGGAGCATCTAACCGACAAGGTGATCCCGGTCGAGGTCCCCATCGGTAGCGGCGACGGCTTCCGCGGCATCATCAACCTCTTCACCGAGAAAGCCCAGATCTACCTGGAGGATGCGGACGGCGGGCGCTTCGAGGAGCAGGAGATCCCGGACGAATACCGCGAGATCGAGCAGAAGTACTACCAGGAGCTGATCGAGACGATCGCGGCGACGGACGACGAGCTGCTGGAACATTACCTCGAGGGGGATACGATCACCCGTGACGAAGCCGCGCACGCGCTGAAGCAGGCGATGCTGGAGGGCGAGCTCTTCCCTCTCTTCTGCGGGGCGCCCAATCGCGAATGGGGGGTGCGCACGCTGATGACCGAGATCGTGGAGTTGATGCCCTCGCCGCAGGAGCGCCCGGCCGAGGTCGCGGAGGGGCGTGGTGGGAGCGTGGTGGAGCTGAGGAGCCTCAACAGCGACCCGCTCTGCGCTCTGGTCTTCAAGACCACCAGCGAGCCGCACGTGGGCGAGCTCTCCTTCTTCCGCATCTTCGGTGGCTCGGTGAGCAGCGGAGACGAGCTGCTGAACGTCTCTACCGGTCAGACCGAGAAGCTCTCGCACCTCTCCATCGCTCTCGGCAAGGAGCGCATCGAGGTCGATCAGCTCCGGGCTGGGGACATCGGGGTCGTCGCCAAGCTGCGCAACACGCACACCAACGACACCCTGGCGTCACCGGCGCATCCGCTGAAGCTGACCGGGATCGACTTCCCCGAGCCGGACATCGCGGTGGCGATCTCGGTGGAAAACCGGGCCGACGAGGACAAGCTGTCGAATGCGCTGCACATGCTGCACGAGGAGGATCCCTGCTTCTCGGCCGAGTACGACCCCAACCTGAGGCAGACGATCGCCCGGGGTTGTGGCGAGATGCACCTCGAGGTCTCGCTGGAGCGGATGCGCCGCAAATACAATGTCGCGGTAACCATGCGCGAACCGCGGATCCCGTACCGGGAGACCATCCGTGCAACTGCCGAGGGGCATGGGCGTCATAAGAAGCAGAGCGGCGGGCGCGGACAGTTTGGAGACTGCCACATCCGGCTCAAGCCGCTCGCGCGCGGCGAGGGCTATCGCTTTACCGACGCGATCGTGGGCGGGGTGATTCCGGGCAAGTACATTCCCGCGGTCGACAAGGGGATCCAGGAGGCGGCCGAGCGCGGCATCCTGGCTGGCTTCCCGGTGGTCGACTTCGAGGCGGAGTGCTTCTTCGGCAGCTACCACACGGTGGACTCGTCGGAGATCGCCTTCAAGATCGCTGGCTCCCTCGCCTTCCAGGATGCGGCAGCCAAAGCGAACCCGGTGATTCTCGAGCCGATCATGGAGGTGGAGGTGTTCACCCCCGAGGAGTTCCTCGGCGATGTGATCGGCGACCTCAACCAGCGCCGCGGGAGAATTCTCGGGATCGAGCCCGCCGGGCGGACGCAACGAGTGAAAGCTCTCGTCCCACAGGCCGAGCTTTACAAGTACGCGACCAGCCTGCGATCGCTCACGCAGGGCCGCGCGATCCACACCCGGCGGTTCAGCTCCTACGAAGAGCTGCCGCACAGTGAGGTGCAGAAAGTGGTGGAGATGGCCCGCAAGGAACGTGAGGCGGAGGTGGCGACGGCCCGGTGA
- a CDS encoding oxidoreductase — MTADLETPSTGRSALLLGATGLVGSHCLDLLLADDSYERVRVLARRPVPRRSPKLETHRVDFEDLGSHAAYFAVDDIFCCLGTTMARAGSEAAFRRVDYDYPLQAAELAVAEGAEQFLMVSAVGADPQSRIFYNRVKGEAEAAVKRLPFRAVWVLRPSLLLGEREEFRVGERLAAAVARPLAPLMIGRLRRYRPITARDVAVAMLRLAHQGGTGGVVESEEIAELAAQGREG; from the coding sequence GTGACCGCCGATCTGGAAACACCATCGACGGGTCGGAGCGCGCTCCTCCTGGGCGCGACCGGCCTGGTCGGATCCCACTGCCTGGACCTCCTGCTCGCCGACGACTCCTACGAGCGGGTGCGCGTGCTCGCTCGCCGGCCAGTGCCGCGGCGGAGCCCGAAGCTCGAGACGCACAGGGTGGATTTCGAGGACCTCGGCTCCCATGCCGCATACTTCGCCGTCGACGACATCTTCTGCTGTCTGGGGACCACGATGGCGAGGGCGGGGAGTGAGGCCGCTTTCCGACGGGTCGACTACGACTACCCGCTGCAGGCGGCGGAGCTGGCGGTCGCCGAAGGGGCGGAGCAGTTCCTGATGGTCTCGGCGGTGGGAGCCGATCCGCAGTCGCGGATCTTCTACAATCGGGTGAAGGGCGAAGCGGAGGCGGCCGTGAAGCGTCTTCCCTTCCGTGCCGTCTGGGTGTTGCGGCCGTCGCTGCTCCTCGGGGAGCGAGAGGAGTTCCGTGTCGGTGAGCGCCTGGCTGCCGCTGTGGCCAGACCGCTAGCGCCCTTGATGATAGGCCGATTGCGACGCTACCGGCCGATCACTGCCCGTGATGTCGCGGTGGCCATGCTCCGTCTGGCGCACCAGGGGGGCACCGGCGGGGTAGTGGAGTCGGAGGAGATCGCGGAGCTGGCGGCGCAGGGACGTGAGGGGTGA
- a CDS encoding ABC-F family ATP-binding cassette domain-containing protein, producing MSILSLQNLSKSFGTRTLFNDVSLSIEEKEKVGFVGVNGSGKSTLFRIIAGLESPDRGAMAVRRGASIAYLPQEPDFAEGATIGSAVRSGHPEMEEALEAYHRVAAELAAGSDDADRLLARQGELMARIEALGGWHWQHRVETVLTHVGLDRWDRPVAGLSGGERKRVALAQVLLQQPDILLLDEPTNHLDADTTLWLEEHLIEYPGSVLLITHDRYFLDRVVTRMIEVDRAGLTPFTGGYTEYLEAKAERQARATAEEQKRAKLIEQDLAWAKRSPSARTGKQKARLQRLDAARREQVENRVPAREAAEIRFGVPPRLGRTVLELHHLSKSFGDRLLIDGLSTRFRGGERIGIVGPNGAGKTTLLRLILGELEPDSGRVEIGLNTRIAYFDQKREDLDPDASLISALTEGDWVEVGGRRTHVRSYLEGFLFPTEIHEQRVRSLSGGERNRLLLARLLLQEANLLILDEPTNDLDLVTLQVLESALVDFPGCVLVVTHDRYFLDKLATGLLVFEGNGVVHRHEGGYGLYRRLREAKQATEAPRREASNNRPAAKDSNTPRPRRLTYREQRELEQLEGAIMEAEAELARLQQRLSDPGLYTDTPEEVAAVTAAFQEASAKVESLYARWAELEEIASG from the coding sequence ATGTCGATTCTGAGCCTCCAGAACCTCAGCAAGTCGTTCGGCACCCGCACCCTCTTCAACGACGTCTCGCTCTCCATAGAGGAGAAGGAGAAGGTCGGCTTCGTCGGTGTGAACGGATCGGGAAAGTCCACCCTCTTCCGCATCATTGCCGGACTGGAAAGCCCCGATCGGGGAGCGATGGCGGTGCGCCGTGGCGCGAGCATCGCCTACCTGCCCCAGGAGCCCGATTTCGCCGAGGGCGCCACGATCGGTTCGGCCGTCCGTTCGGGCCACCCGGAGATGGAAGAAGCGTTGGAGGCTTATCATCGCGTCGCGGCGGAGCTGGCCGCGGGCTCCGACGACGCCGACCGGCTGCTAGCGCGTCAGGGCGAGCTGATGGCGCGCATCGAGGCCCTCGGCGGGTGGCACTGGCAGCACCGGGTGGAGACCGTGCTCACGCACGTGGGGCTGGATCGCTGGGACCGTCCGGTGGCGGGACTCAGCGGTGGGGAGCGCAAACGAGTGGCCCTGGCCCAGGTGCTTCTCCAGCAGCCCGACATCCTGTTGCTCGACGAGCCCACCAACCACCTCGACGCGGACACCACCCTCTGGCTGGAGGAGCACCTGATCGAGTACCCCGGTTCGGTGCTGCTCATCACCCACGACCGGTACTTCCTCGACCGCGTGGTGACGCGAATGATCGAGGTCGACCGCGCCGGACTGACCCCCTTCACGGGCGGCTACACCGAGTACCTGGAGGCGAAGGCGGAGCGGCAGGCGCGGGCCACGGCGGAGGAGCAGAAGCGGGCGAAGCTGATCGAGCAGGACCTCGCCTGGGCGAAGCGCTCCCCCTCCGCGCGCACCGGGAAGCAGAAAGCCCGCCTGCAACGCCTGGACGCGGCGCGTCGGGAGCAGGTGGAGAACCGCGTGCCTGCCCGGGAAGCGGCCGAGATCCGCTTCGGCGTCCCTCCGCGGCTGGGTCGCACGGTGCTGGAGCTCCACCACCTGTCGAAATCCTTCGGCGACCGCCTGTTGATCGACGGCCTGAGCACCCGTTTTCGCGGGGGAGAGCGCATCGGGATCGTGGGGCCCAACGGAGCCGGAAAGACCACACTGCTCCGCCTCATCCTGGGTGAGCTGGAGCCCGATTCCGGGCGGGTCGAGATCGGCCTCAACACCCGCATCGCCTACTTCGACCAGAAACGCGAGGATCTGGACCCGGACGCGTCGCTGATTTCTGCGCTCACGGAGGGTGATTGGGTGGAGGTCGGTGGGCGGCGAACGCACGTGCGCAGTTACCTCGAGGGCTTTCTCTTTCCCACGGAAATCCACGAGCAGCGCGTGCGGAGCCTTTCGGGCGGGGAGCGCAATCGGCTTCTGCTCGCGCGGTTGCTGCTCCAGGAAGCGAACCTGCTCATCCTGGACGAGCCGACGAACGATCTCGACCTGGTCACGCTGCAGGTGCTCGAGTCGGCGCTGGTGGACTTTCCCGGCTGTGTGCTGGTGGTGACCCACGACCGCTACTTCCTCGACAAGCTCGCGACCGGGCTGCTGGTCTTCGAGGGAAACGGCGTGGTGCACCGCCACGAAGGTGGATACGGCCTCTACCGACGCCTACGGGAGGCGAAGCAGGCCACCGAAGCGCCACGCCGCGAGGCATCGAACAACAGACCGGCTGCGAAGGACTCCAACACACCTCGTCCCCGTCGGCTCACCTATCGGGAACAGCGCGAGCTGGAGCAACTGGAGGGAGCGATCATGGAGGCGGAAGCCGAGCTCGCGCGGCTTCAGCAAAGGCTTTCAGATCCTGGCCTGTATACCGATACTCCAGAAGAGGTGGCAGCGGTTACCGCGGCGTTCCAGGAGGCCAGCGCGAAAGTGGAGAGTCTTTACGCGCGCTGGGCCGAGCTGGAGGAGATCGCCAGCGGCTGA
- a CDS encoding serine hydrolase domain-containing protein, whose translation MILLSAVLSLVVAAPVDAVSAPGRDLPYSDSAEIAAEIHHTLVAPENAGFKAADLTRAVESVERAIRRGSFPGAAIAIGRRDQVVVEEGVGHLDWYAGSAPVDPDLTVYDLASLTKVVATTTAVMLLYEDGKIGLDTPVRTYLPAFSGGSKDHVTIRHLLTHTSGLPAGASIRAATPEESLARAIATPLVRAPGSRVVYSDIGFIVLAAAAEKAAGEPLYRLLDRRVFGPLQMRSTTFLPGEWCDRCAPTLQRRDGSFHRGIVHDPLAQQLGGIAGHAGLFSTAHDLARFAAMLASGGELDGVRVLKEETLRLFTRRQPGADTRALGWDTPDPRGAGAAGQEMSPSSFGHTGFTGTSLWVDPVRGTWTVLLSNRTFEPRGPNRMQALRRQVNDLVVLAAEE comes from the coding sequence ATGATCCTGCTCTCTGCCGTACTGTCACTCGTCGTGGCGGCACCGGTCGATGCCGTCTCGGCTCCGGGTCGCGACCTGCCATACTCTGATTCCGCCGAAATAGCGGCGGAGATCCACCACACGCTGGTGGCCCCGGAGAACGCCGGGTTCAAGGCCGCCGACCTGACCCGGGCGGTCGAGAGCGTGGAGCGCGCGATCCGCCGGGGGAGCTTCCCCGGAGCCGCGATCGCCATCGGACGCCGCGACCAGGTCGTGGTGGAGGAGGGCGTGGGGCACCTCGACTGGTATGCGGGATCAGCTCCGGTCGACCCCGATCTGACGGTGTACGACCTCGCCTCCCTGACCAAGGTCGTGGCGACGACGACGGCCGTGATGCTGCTGTACGAGGATGGAAAGATCGGGCTGGACACGCCGGTACGGACCTACTTACCGGCCTTCTCCGGGGGGAGCAAGGACCACGTCACCATCCGCCACCTGCTGACGCACACCTCGGGTCTGCCTGCGGGCGCCTCCATCCGTGCCGCTACGCCGGAAGAGTCGCTGGCCCGGGCCATTGCCACGCCGCTCGTGCGCGCCCCCGGTTCGCGCGTCGTCTACTCGGACATCGGCTTTATCGTTCTGGCGGCCGCGGCGGAGAAAGCCGCGGGAGAGCCCCTCTATCGGCTCCTCGACCGGCGGGTGTTCGGGCCGCTGCAGATGCGCTCCACCACTTTTCTTCCCGGAGAATGGTGCGACCGGTGTGCGCCCACCCTGCAGCGCCGCGACGGGTCTTTCCACCGCGGGATCGTGCATGATCCCCTGGCGCAGCAGCTCGGAGGGATCGCCGGGCACGCGGGACTCTTCTCCACCGCGCACGACCTGGCTCGGTTCGCGGCGATGCTCGCCAGCGGGGGTGAGCTGGATGGCGTCAGGGTGCTGAAGGAGGAAACCCTGCGCCTCTTCACCCGGCGACAGCCGGGGGCGGATACCCGCGCCCTCGGTTGGGACACGCCCGATCCGCGCGGCGCGGGAGCGGCCGGCCAGGAGATGTCACCGAGCTCCTTCGGCCACACCGGCTTCACCGGAACGTCGCTCTGGGTGGACCCGGTGCGCGGCACCTGGACGGTGTTGCTCTCCAACCGTACCTTCGAACCGCGTGGACCGAACCGGATGCAGGCGCTGCGACGACAGGTGAACGACCTCGTCGTGCTGGCCGCCGAAGAGTGA
- the dat gene encoding D-amino-acid transaminase: protein MSIVYLNGKYLDREQASLPLDDRGFLFGDGVYEVCRAVEGRLFALDAHWSRLQKGLAAIAIDCRDRLDAATFAEIAHRLLERNDLRRGHATVYLQVTRGAAPRTHAYPPAGTPPTVYAYAAPFRVPTELREAGAGAITLPDLRWARCDIKSVNLLPNVMAKQRAVEAGAFEAVLVREGVVTEGASSNVFGVIGGELRTHPATPHILHGITRSIVLEMARELGIAVREEPLLSDDLLHVEELFATGTTTDVQPLVRLDGHVVGSGAPGEITRALWRALEERMLRH, encoded by the coding sequence GTGTCGATCGTCTACCTGAACGGAAAATACCTCGATCGTGAGCAGGCGTCCCTCCCGCTCGATGATCGAGGTTTTCTGTTCGGCGACGGTGTCTACGAGGTCTGCCGCGCGGTGGAGGGTAGGCTCTTCGCTCTGGACGCCCACTGGTCTCGTCTGCAGAAGGGCCTTGCGGCAATCGCGATCGACTGTAGGGATCGGCTCGATGCCGCGACCTTCGCGGAGATCGCCCATCGGCTACTCGAGCGAAACGATCTGCGGCGAGGCCACGCCACGGTCTACCTGCAGGTGACGCGGGGAGCGGCGCCGCGCACCCACGCCTACCCGCCGGCGGGCACCCCGCCGACGGTCTATGCCTACGCCGCCCCCTTCCGCGTACCCACCGAGTTGCGGGAAGCGGGCGCGGGCGCCATCACCCTCCCCGACCTGCGCTGGGCGCGCTGCGACATCAAGAGTGTGAACCTGCTGCCCAACGTGATGGCCAAGCAGCGAGCGGTGGAGGCCGGCGCCTTCGAGGCGGTTCTCGTGCGCGAGGGGGTGGTGACGGAAGGAGCTTCCTCCAACGTCTTCGGCGTGATTGGCGGGGAGCTGAGGACTCACCCGGCCACTCCGCACATCCTGCACGGCATCACCCGCTCGATCGTGCTGGAGATGGCGCGGGAGCTCGGCATTGCGGTCCGCGAGGAGCCCCTGCTCAGCGACGATCTGCTGCATGTCGAGGAGCTCTTCGCGACCGGCACCACCACCGACGTCCAGCCCCTAGTCCGGCTTGATGGCCACGTCGTAGGAAGCGGCGCGCCGGGTGAGATCACCCGGGCGCTGTGGCGGGCGCTGGAGGAGAGGATGCTTCGTCATTGA
- a CDS encoding putative glycoside hydrolase, giving the protein MRGLISTPALAGVLLLALAGCSDQRAAADVAPISSLAAASDSVSVAPPVDSAAAASAEGPGVETVVPPAPLDKAPAQIRGLYLNAYAAGSRRRLSNLIAIADTTEINAFVVDVKTEAGVHFSTQLPLAKELQVEGENTLRNLQALVDTLHNHGIYAIARIVVFKDPILSKAKPEWSIRTPDGSLWVDKAGNTWVSSWDENVWDYNISIAEEAARAGFDEIQFDYVRFPEPYASLPPQVHPAARGTRTDAIAAFLNEARRRLHPLGVIVAADVFGLSPNDPRDVNIGQQWETLASTADHILPMMYPSHYLPTHLPGVRTPDKMPYETVFKSAGMARLRNDRMREEGLKPARVIPWIQGFTATWLSQHLDYGPEELRKQKQAVYDVGFDDWIIWHPGSKYEHLVSGLERETLPRAAAAYEPPPEVLATVDLFESRGVREARQKAALQAKGITEEDAVATEVNDEASSPPAPATAPG; this is encoded by the coding sequence ATGAGAGGTCTGATCTCGACTCCCGCGCTCGCGGGAGTATTGCTGTTGGCGCTCGCGGGATGCAGCGACCAGCGAGCGGCGGCCGATGTAGCCCCGATCTCCAGCCTCGCGGCAGCCTCCGACTCGGTGTCCGTAGCGCCGCCGGTGGACAGCGCCGCAGCCGCCTCGGCCGAAGGGCCGGGGGTAGAGACGGTTGTACCACCGGCGCCCCTGGACAAAGCTCCCGCCCAGATCCGCGGACTCTACCTCAACGCCTACGCCGCGGGATCGCGCCGCCGGTTGTCGAACCTGATCGCGATCGCCGATACGACCGAGATCAACGCCTTCGTGGTCGACGTGAAGACCGAGGCGGGCGTGCACTTCTCGACCCAACTGCCACTCGCAAAGGAGCTGCAGGTGGAGGGCGAGAACACGCTGCGCAACCTACAGGCGTTGGTGGACACCCTGCACAACCACGGCATCTACGCCATCGCCCGCATCGTGGTCTTCAAGGATCCGATCCTCTCAAAGGCGAAGCCGGAGTGGTCGATCCGCACCCCGGACGGTTCCCTCTGGGTGGACAAAGCCGGGAATACCTGGGTGAGCTCGTGGGACGAGAACGTCTGGGACTACAACATCTCCATTGCCGAGGAGGCGGCGCGGGCGGGATTCGACGAGATCCAGTTCGACTACGTCCGCTTCCCCGAGCCGTACGCCAGCCTGCCCCCGCAGGTGCATCCCGCAGCCAGGGGTACGCGCACGGATGCGATCGCCGCCTTCCTGAACGAGGCGCGGCGGCGCCTTCATCCACTCGGCGTGATCGTGGCGGCGGACGTCTTCGGGCTCTCTCCCAACGACCCGCGCGACGTGAACATCGGGCAGCAGTGGGAGACGCTGGCCTCCACGGCCGACCACATCCTCCCGATGATGTACCCGTCGCACTACCTGCCGACCCACCTGCCGGGAGTGCGGACACCCGACAAGATGCCGTACGAGACGGTCTTCAAGTCCGCTGGGATGGCGCGCCTGCGCAACGACCGGATGCGAGAGGAGGGACTGAAGCCGGCGCGCGTGATCCCGTGGATACAAGGATTCACCGCGACGTGGCTGTCGCAGCATCTGGACTACGGTCCGGAGGAGCTGCGGAAGCAGAAACAGGCGGTCTACGACGTGGGCTTCGACGACTGGATCATCTGGCACCCGGGCTCCAAGTACGAGCACCTGGTGTCGGGATTGGAGCGCGAAACCCTACCGCGCGCCGCCGCAGCCTACGAACCGCCCCCTGAGGTGCTGGCGACGGTCGATCTCTTCGAGAGCCGGGGCGTGCGGGAGGCGAGGCAGAAGGCCGCCCTGCAGGCGAAGGGCATCACGGAGGAAGACGCGGTGGCCACTGAGGTCAATGACGAAGCATCCTCTCCTCCAGCGCCCGCCACAGCGCCCGGGTGA
- a CDS encoding GNAT family N-acetyltransferase: MATHSPDQASARSRWIRDKTGETFEVRPYQPRDRAALELFYNDFEPKRAAQGLPPKDAERISRWLDAILPQGLHLLAFHNKRLVGHAFLVPTGEEGIAEYAVFIHQQHRGRGLGTELNRTAVEAAREAGLRGLWLCVEPHNRAALRSYEKAGFTLIPGTIFSPEAEMRLTL; this comes from the coding sequence GTGGCGACCCATTCTCCCGACCAGGCGAGCGCGCGCTCGCGGTGGATTCGCGACAAGACGGGCGAGACCTTCGAGGTGCGCCCGTACCAGCCGCGCGACCGCGCGGCGCTCGAGCTCTTCTACAACGATTTCGAGCCCAAGCGGGCGGCGCAGGGGCTTCCGCCGAAGGATGCAGAGCGGATCTCCCGCTGGCTCGACGCGATTCTACCCCAGGGTTTGCACCTTCTCGCCTTTCACAATAAGCGTCTGGTGGGGCACGCGTTCCTGGTGCCCACCGGCGAGGAAGGGATCGCCGAGTACGCCGTCTTCATCCACCAGCAGCACCGCGGGCGCGGGCTGGGAACCGAGCTGAACCGGACGGCGGTGGAGGCGGCGCGCGAGGCGGGGCTGCGCGGCCTGTGGCTCTGCGTGGAGCCGCACAACCGGGCTGCGCTGAGGTCTTACGAGAAGGCCGGCTTCACCCTCATTCCGGGCACGATCTTCTCGCCCGAAGCCGAAATGCGGCTTACCTTGTAG
- a CDS encoding acetoin utilization protein AcuC: MSIEAALVWDPRYIEYRFRPDHPFNPKRLELTVSLIEELGLLDAPSLRMVEPRMAADEELLRVHDAEFIEAVKRLGKAQDVRDEEGWRWGLGTEDNPIFPGMHEATATIVGGTLRCAEMVMSGEVRRAFNVAGGLHHAHRDRASGFCIYDDLAAAIAWIRERYDARVLYIDYDAHHGDGVQGIFYADPNVLTLSIHESGRYLFPGTGFVDELGEGDGYGYSLNLPLEPHTSDASWLSLTKSLLPEVFEAFRPEVVVLQNGCDAHLLDPLTHLRCSTRIYEEFVKLCCELAERHCEGRVIATGGGGYAVWRVVPRAWTLVWASLTGQRASDHIPRSWLERWQGESPVLLPDRLRDDPEAIRAAPQEEEIAATNRRMLESLRRTAMPVLRGWGLAF; the protein is encoded by the coding sequence ATGAGCATCGAGGCCGCGCTGGTGTGGGACCCGCGATACATCGAGTACCGCTTTCGTCCAGACCACCCCTTCAACCCGAAGCGGCTGGAGCTGACGGTATCGCTCATCGAGGAGCTGGGCTTGCTGGACGCTCCTTCGCTGCGGATGGTCGAGCCGAGGATGGCGGCCGATGAGGAGCTCCTGCGGGTACACGATGCGGAGTTCATCGAGGCGGTCAAGCGACTGGGAAAGGCGCAGGACGTTCGCGACGAGGAGGGGTGGCGCTGGGGTTTGGGGACGGAGGACAACCCGATCTTCCCCGGGATGCACGAAGCGACGGCGACCATCGTCGGCGGGACCCTGCGGTGCGCGGAGATGGTCATGTCCGGCGAGGTCCGCCGCGCCTTCAACGTGGCGGGAGGCCTCCACCACGCGCACCGCGACCGGGCGTCTGGCTTCTGTATCTACGACGACCTGGCGGCGGCAATCGCGTGGATCCGGGAGCGCTACGACGCGCGCGTGCTCTACATCGACTACGACGCGCACCACGGTGATGGCGTTCAGGGGATCTTCTACGCTGATCCCAACGTCCTCACGCTCTCCATCCACGAATCGGGGCGTTACTTGTTCCCCGGCACCGGCTTCGTGGACGAGTTAGGGGAGGGAGACGGCTACGGCTATTCCCTGAACCTTCCGCTCGAGCCGCACACCAGCGACGCGTCCTGGCTCAGTCTGACCAAGAGCCTGCTGCCGGAGGTTTTCGAGGCCTTCCGCCCCGAGGTGGTGGTCCTGCAGAACGGTTGCGACGCCCACCTGCTCGACCCGCTCACCCACCTGCGCTGCAGCACCCGGATCTACGAGGAATTCGTGAAGTTGTGCTGCGAGCTGGCCGAGCGGCACTGCGAGGGGCGGGTGATCGCCACCGGAGGCGGCGGGTACGCCGTCTGGAGAGTCGTGCCGCGCGCGTGGACGCTGGTCTGGGCCTCGCTGACGGGGCAGCGTGCCAGCGACCACATTCCTCGAAGCTGGCTGGAGCGCTGGCAGGGAGAGAGCCCGGTGCTCCTGCCCGACCGCCTTCGCGACGACCCGGAGGCGATCCGCGCCGCTCCCCAGGAGGAGGAGATCGCCGCCACCAATCGGCGGATGCTCGAGTCCCTTCGACGCACTGCCATGCCCGTCCTCCGCGGGTGGGGCCTGGCATTCTGA
- a CDS encoding CBS and ACT domain-containing protein codes for MRPRPITVTPDDSLADALRLTRAHRIRHLPVVLQTGELVGILSDRDIRLAMPSPLTVSDEERAGFLERTPVGAVMTREVITASPLETIEDAARMLYRHRISSLPVVNARGDLEGILTETDILHAFVRLLGGTQACSRIEVQMADRPGELARVLRIVSEQLELNIVSLLIPAAPPGQDRTAVINLATIDPREALNALSDAGFRVGWPALGNDLQAPSPG; via the coding sequence ATGAGGCCCCGGCCAATCACCGTCACGCCGGACGACTCGCTCGCGGACGCCCTCCGGTTGACCCGTGCCCATCGGATCCGCCACCTGCCGGTCGTGCTGCAGACCGGGGAGCTGGTGGGCATTCTCTCGGATCGGGATATCCGGCTCGCCATGCCGTCGCCGCTCACCGTTTCTGACGAGGAGCGAGCAGGGTTTCTCGAGCGGACGCCGGTCGGCGCGGTGATGACGCGAGAGGTGATCACCGCCTCGCCGCTCGAGACGATCGAGGACGCCGCCCGGATGCTGTACCGGCATCGCATCAGCTCCCTGCCCGTGGTGAACGCCCGAGGCGACCTGGAAGGGATCCTCACCGAGACGGACATTCTCCACGCTTTCGTTCGGCTGCTCGGCGGCACGCAGGCGTGCTCGCGCATCGAAGTGCAGATGGCCGATCGGCCGGGGGAGCTGGCGCGCGTCCTCCGCATCGTGAGCGAGCAGCTCGAGCTGAACATCGTGAGCCTGTTGATCCCCGCGGCGCCTCCGGGACAGGATCGAACCGCGGTCATCAACCTGGCGACGATCGACCCCCGTGAGGCGCTGAACGCCCTCTCCGATGCCGGCTTCCGGGTCGGCTGGCCGGCACTGGGAAACGACCTCCAAGCCCCCTCGCCCGGATGA